Proteins encoded by one window of Kribbella italica:
- a CDS encoding Gfo/Idh/MocA family oxidoreductase: MGSARPRVGIVGLGSIGRTHARVLTQLSDQAVVVAVSGGSPAVLTELGLDAAAHLPADEVLTHPDVDLVAITSPSGAHGPQALAALWAGKAVVVEKPLAVDAATAEEIVRLGDQRGLMVAVIAQRRLESQNVAVKRLLDAGALGRPLLGETFVHWYRDAAYYAHADWRRSLADGGGSLMNQGLHNLDLLQWFLGPVGAVTGQYATLGSGMDAEDTTVATLRFASGALGTAVTTTATRPGDPARLTIFTSTGVLEITHTEITRWEFDGVRRPAQVSAVAAGSSDPAAIGDAGHLDQWRDILGAWRDGRDPAVTGHDGLRTVQLLCGIYEACRTGRAVTLPEPR, encoded by the coding sequence GTGGGATCCGCGCGGCCCCGCGTCGGCATCGTCGGGCTCGGCAGCATCGGCCGGACCCACGCCAGAGTGCTGACCCAGTTGTCCGACCAGGCCGTCGTCGTCGCCGTCAGCGGCGGGAGCCCGGCGGTCCTGACCGAGCTCGGCCTGGACGCCGCCGCGCACCTGCCGGCGGACGAGGTGCTGACCCACCCGGACGTGGACCTCGTCGCCATCACGAGTCCGAGTGGCGCCCACGGCCCGCAGGCCCTCGCCGCGTTGTGGGCCGGCAAAGCCGTGGTCGTCGAGAAGCCGCTCGCGGTCGACGCCGCGACGGCCGAGGAGATCGTCCGGCTGGGCGACCAGCGGGGGCTGATGGTCGCTGTCATCGCCCAGCGCCGGCTGGAGTCGCAGAACGTCGCGGTCAAGCGGCTCCTCGACGCCGGCGCCCTCGGCCGCCCGCTCCTCGGCGAGACGTTCGTGCACTGGTACCGCGACGCGGCGTACTACGCGCACGCGGACTGGCGCAGATCGCTTGCGGACGGCGGCGGGTCGCTGATGAACCAGGGCCTGCACAACCTCGACCTCCTCCAGTGGTTCCTCGGCCCGGTCGGCGCGGTCACCGGGCAGTACGCGACGCTGGGGTCCGGCATGGACGCCGAGGACACCACCGTCGCCACCCTGCGGTTCGCGTCGGGCGCTCTCGGGACGGCCGTGACCACGACGGCCACCCGGCCCGGGGATCCGGCGCGGCTCACGATCTTCACCAGTACAGGCGTTCTCGAGATCACCCACACCGAGATCACCCGCTGGGAGTTCGACGGCGTACGACGGCCCGCGCAGGTCTCGGCCGTCGCGGCCGGCTCGTCCGACCCGGCCGCGATCGGCGACGCCGGCCACCTCGACCAGTGGCGCGACATCCTCGGCGCCTGGCGGGACGGCCGCGATCCCGCCGTCACCGGCCACGACGGACTGCGCACCGTGCAGCTGCTGTGCGGGATCTACGAGGCGTGCCGGACCGGGCGCGCCGTCACCCTTCCGGAGCCTCGATGA
- a CDS encoding DegT/DnrJ/EryC1/StrS family aminotransferase, which produces MPADFPALAINGGPAAVPADDPAPEWPTYDDAEEKGLLDVLTSRNWGSTHGDVVATFEREFADYQQAAHGTCLTNGTLAISAALRAAGVGVGDEVIVPPYTFIATASAALFMGAVPVFADVDPLTHLLDPDATEAAVTERTKAVVPVHLAGRPAAMDAFVALGARHGLTIVEDAAQAIGAAYQGRPVGAIGDLGTFSFQTSKNMTAGEGGVVLTDDETLAAAVYSTVNVGRVRGGGWYQHDSVGLNLRLTEFQGAVLRAQLARFPALQEIRERNATLLTTLLGDVDGLLLAPEDPAVTAHGRHLFLMRIPALAAPGRRDAALRALAAEGLAEVSSGYVPLHRNGALIAESKDIAGRLSQPYPVADCPNADLVSQDTIWLNQRTLLGSEQRTRAVAAAIAKVVAAADDLVGDE; this is translated from the coding sequence ATGCCCGCGGATTTCCCAGCCCTGGCGATCAACGGCGGCCCGGCGGCCGTGCCGGCCGACGACCCGGCCCCGGAGTGGCCGACGTACGACGACGCCGAGGAGAAGGGACTGCTGGACGTCCTGACCTCGCGGAACTGGGGCAGCACCCACGGCGATGTCGTCGCCACCTTCGAGCGGGAGTTCGCCGACTACCAGCAGGCGGCGCACGGCACCTGCCTGACCAACGGGACGCTGGCCATCTCCGCCGCCCTGCGCGCCGCGGGGGTCGGGGTCGGCGACGAGGTCATCGTGCCGCCGTACACGTTCATCGCGACGGCGTCGGCCGCCCTGTTCATGGGGGCGGTGCCCGTCTTCGCCGACGTCGACCCGCTGACGCACCTGCTCGACCCCGACGCCACCGAGGCGGCTGTCACCGAGCGCACCAAGGCCGTCGTCCCCGTTCACCTGGCCGGGCGGCCCGCCGCGATGGACGCGTTCGTCGCGCTCGGCGCACGGCACGGCCTGACGATCGTCGAGGACGCCGCGCAGGCCATCGGAGCGGCGTACCAGGGCCGGCCGGTCGGCGCGATCGGTGACCTCGGCACGTTCAGCTTCCAGACCAGCAAGAACATGACCGCCGGCGAAGGCGGCGTGGTGCTCACCGACGACGAGACGCTGGCCGCCGCGGTCTACTCCACCGTCAACGTCGGCCGGGTGCGCGGTGGAGGCTGGTACCAGCACGACTCGGTCGGCCTCAACCTGCGCCTCACCGAGTTCCAGGGCGCCGTACTGCGGGCGCAACTCGCCCGCTTCCCTGCCCTGCAAGAGATCCGGGAGCGCAACGCGACGCTGCTGACGACCCTCCTCGGCGACGTCGACGGCCTGCTGCTCGCCCCCGAGGACCCGGCGGTGACCGCCCACGGCCGGCACCTGTTCCTGATGCGGATCCCCGCCCTGGCCGCACCCGGACGACGCGACGCCGCCTTGCGTGCGCTCGCTGCCGAAGGGCTCGCGGAGGTCTCCAGCGGGTACGTGCCGCTGCACCGCAACGGCGCCCTGATTGCCGAGAGCAAGGACATCGCCGGCCGGTTGAGCCAGCCGTACCCGGTCGCGGACTGCCCCAACGCGGACCTCGTGTCGCAGGACACCATCTGGCTGAACCAGCGAACGCTGCTCGGCAGTGAGCAGCGGACGCGGGCGGTCGCGGCCGCCATCGCCAAGGTCGTGGCCGCCGCGGACGACCTGGTGGGAGACGAGTAG
- a CDS encoding aminotransferase class V-fold PLP-dependent enzyme produces MPQPSAPLALQGGSPVRTRPFPSVGSAAGRTLGDEEVAAVTRVIRSGQLNSTVGTETADLEREFAQYYGMPHAVASSSGTAALHLAVAAVDPDPGDEIITTGLSDAGTVLPILAQNAVPVFADVDPLTGNLDPAAVRALITPRTKAIIVVHLFGVPAPVAELRAIADAHGLLLIEDCAQAYLTRCAPDGALAGTVGHLGCFSLQQSKHITAGDGGLTITADPALARRARLFADKAWPRDTDERTHLFLGLNYRMTELQAAVARAQLGKLAGVVEDRRKSAEILTEAVAPLAGLTAALAAGTAYWQFPVFVDEAVAGSNGHRYGEALRAEGIPANGGYIQRPLYLTPLFTEQRTYGMSGYPLTLATAPSYAEGLCPRTEQLITGGGLLVISWNERYTADDVADIAAALRKVHAAFTS; encoded by the coding sequence GTGCCGCAACCATCCGCGCCGCTCGCACTCCAGGGCGGATCGCCAGTCCGGACCCGGCCGTTCCCGAGCGTCGGCAGCGCCGCCGGCCGCACCCTCGGCGACGAGGAGGTGGCCGCCGTCACCCGCGTGATCCGCAGCGGACAGCTCAACAGCACCGTCGGGACCGAGACGGCCGACCTCGAGCGGGAGTTCGCGCAGTACTACGGGATGCCGCACGCCGTGGCATCGTCGTCCGGTACGGCGGCGCTGCACCTGGCGGTCGCGGCCGTCGATCCCGACCCGGGTGACGAGATCATCACCACCGGCCTGTCCGACGCGGGCACCGTGCTGCCGATCCTCGCGCAGAACGCGGTGCCGGTCTTCGCCGATGTCGACCCGCTGACCGGAAACCTCGACCCGGCCGCGGTCCGGGCCCTGATCACGCCGCGCACCAAGGCGATCATCGTCGTCCACCTCTTCGGTGTCCCGGCGCCGGTCGCCGAGCTGCGGGCGATCGCGGACGCCCACGGCCTGCTACTGATCGAGGACTGCGCCCAGGCTTACCTGACGCGCTGCGCGCCGGACGGCGCCCTGGCCGGCACCGTCGGGCACCTGGGCTGCTTCAGCCTGCAGCAGTCCAAGCACATCACGGCCGGGGACGGTGGGCTCACCATCACCGCCGATCCCGCGCTGGCCCGCCGGGCCCGGCTGTTCGCCGACAAGGCCTGGCCGCGGGACACCGACGAGCGCACGCACCTCTTCCTCGGGCTCAACTACCGGATGACCGAGCTGCAGGCGGCCGTCGCGCGGGCCCAGCTCGGCAAGCTGGCCGGCGTCGTCGAGGACCGCCGCAAGAGCGCGGAGATCCTGACCGAGGCTGTCGCGCCGCTGGCCGGCCTGACCGCGGCGCTGGCTGCTGGTACGGCGTACTGGCAGTTTCCGGTCTTCGTCGACGAGGCAGTTGCCGGCAGCAACGGTCACCGGTACGGCGAGGCGCTCCGGGCCGAAGGGATCCCGGCCAACGGCGGGTACATCCAGCGGCCGCTGTACCTCACGCCGCTGTTCACGGAGCAGCGGACGTACGGCATGTCGGGCTACCCGTTGACCCTGGCAACGGCCCCGAGCTACGCCGAGGGGTTGTGCCCGCGGACGGAGCAGCTGATCACCGGGGGTGGACTGCTGGTGATCTCGTGGAACGAGCGCTACACGGCCGACGACGTGGCGGACATCGCGGCGGCGCTCCGGAAGGTGCACGCCGCCTTCACCAGCTGA
- a CDS encoding transcriptional regulator, which yields MPSAHEEVTVGVIGAEQIVHRTMALARELDNPSLRLVTAVYDDEHDAHAQASRIASRVDVCLFAGPLPYDMALAAGQLPVPATYVPSGGPALFSTLLRGVLENVFDPARISVDTISQRDLQHAYEEIGVKVAGVRLTEYVGPESADRFFDFHRKLYERGKTTGVVTTVPSVEAALRKADIPCLRMAPSATTIRDALTTAILMGSGAKLEESRIVTMIIQVPGSALPAHASPSNYWYQELKLSLHRELLRDARPMDAAVVPRDDHSFLIVMTMGSLRLATNNLSMAPFLGRIHEELGILLEIGIGLGRSTREAEVNAQSAVDKAAADGGRTAFIVGPRDTVLQLPGDRSHVAERSAAAPDTKGAQVLVRLAERLDALGDTERVVDAEKVAELLGVTLRTARRSLHTLVDEGLAWPMPPSHSSKVGRPPRPYQLLVEKLPR from the coding sequence ATGCCTTCAGCCCACGAGGAGGTCACGGTCGGCGTGATCGGCGCCGAGCAGATCGTCCACCGGACGATGGCCCTGGCCCGCGAGCTCGACAACCCGTCGCTGCGGCTGGTGACCGCGGTGTACGACGACGAGCACGACGCGCACGCCCAGGCGAGCCGGATCGCGTCCCGCGTCGACGTCTGCCTGTTCGCCGGTCCGCTCCCGTACGACATGGCCCTGGCCGCGGGTCAGCTGCCCGTTCCGGCGACGTACGTGCCCTCCGGCGGGCCCGCACTGTTCTCGACCCTGCTCCGCGGGGTGCTGGAGAACGTGTTCGACCCGGCGCGGATCAGCGTCGACACCATCTCGCAGCGCGACCTGCAGCACGCCTACGAGGAGATCGGCGTGAAGGTCGCCGGCGTCCGGCTGACCGAGTACGTCGGCCCGGAGTCGGCGGACAGGTTCTTCGACTTCCACCGCAAGCTGTACGAGCGGGGCAAGACCACCGGTGTCGTCACCACGGTCCCGAGCGTCGAGGCCGCGCTGCGCAAGGCGGACATCCCCTGCCTGCGGATGGCGCCGTCGGCGACGACGATCCGCGACGCGCTGACCACCGCGATCCTGATGGGCAGTGGCGCCAAGCTCGAGGAGTCGCGGATCGTCACGATGATCATCCAGGTCCCAGGCTCGGCGCTGCCGGCCCACGCGAGCCCCAGCAACTACTGGTACCAGGAGCTCAAGCTGTCGCTGCACCGGGAGCTGCTGCGCGACGCCCGGCCGATGGACGCGGCCGTGGTTCCCCGCGACGACCACAGCTTCCTGATCGTGATGACGATGGGGTCGTTGCGCCTGGCCACGAACAACCTGTCGATGGCACCGTTCCTCGGCCGGATCCACGAGGAGCTCGGCATCCTGCTGGAGATCGGCATCGGGCTCGGGCGCTCGACCCGTGAGGCCGAGGTGAACGCCCAGTCGGCGGTCGACAAGGCCGCCGCGGACGGCGGGCGGACCGCGTTCATCGTCGGGCCGCGGGACACCGTGCTGCAGCTCCCGGGCGACCGCTCCCACGTTGCCGAGCGGTCGGCGGCGGCACCGGACACCAAGGGCGCGCAGGTGCTCGTCCGGCTGGCCGAGCGACTGGACGCTCTGGGCGACACCGAGCGCGTCGTCGACGCCGAGAAGGTCGCCGAGCTGCTCGGGGTGACCCTGCGGACCGCCCGGCGGTCGCTGCACACGCTGGTCGACGAAGGGCTCGCCTGGCCGATGCCGCCGTCGCACTCGAGCAAGGTCGGCCGGCCCCCGCGGCCGTACCAGCTCCTGGTCGAGAAACTCCCGCGCTGA
- a CDS encoding NAD-dependent epimerase/dehydratase family protein: MRTVAELEERLSVPRPELVADIGKLEGDLVVLGAGGKLGPSLVRLALRAVEAAGVPTKVTAVSRFTEPGLADSLRAAGAEVHVADISSDAELATVPDAANVVYLVGAKFGTAGREHATWATNTYLPGRVAARFPDARIVALSTGNVYPFVPVGSGGAVEDSPLEPVGEYAMSCLGRERILADASDRNGTPVALIRLNYAVEMRYGVLLDIASAVWHGEPVDVTTGHANVVWQGYSNEVTLRALHHAASPPFVLNVTGPETVSVRQLAERFGQILEQDPIVTGTELPTALLSNASKCHQLFGYPDETLGAMIDDVAAWVSAGLPRHGKPTKFQRRDGRF; this comes from the coding sequence GTGCGCACTGTGGCTGAGCTCGAGGAGCGGCTGTCCGTCCCCCGTCCGGAACTCGTGGCGGACATCGGCAAGCTGGAGGGCGACCTCGTCGTCCTGGGAGCGGGGGGCAAGTTGGGGCCGAGCCTGGTCCGGCTCGCCCTGCGGGCGGTCGAGGCCGCCGGCGTACCGACGAAGGTCACCGCGGTCTCGCGGTTCACCGAGCCGGGGCTGGCGGACTCCCTGCGGGCGGCCGGCGCGGAGGTGCACGTCGCCGACATCTCCTCCGACGCCGAGCTGGCCACGGTCCCGGATGCGGCCAACGTGGTGTACCTGGTCGGCGCGAAGTTCGGTACGGCGGGCCGCGAGCACGCCACCTGGGCCACCAACACCTACCTGCCCGGCCGGGTCGCCGCGCGCTTCCCGGACGCGCGCATCGTGGCCTTGTCGACCGGCAACGTCTACCCGTTCGTCCCGGTCGGCAGCGGGGGTGCCGTCGAGGACTCCCCGCTCGAACCGGTCGGCGAGTACGCGATGTCGTGCCTCGGCCGCGAACGGATCCTGGCCGACGCGAGCGACCGGAACGGCACTCCCGTCGCGTTGATCCGGCTCAACTACGCGGTCGAGATGCGGTACGGCGTACTGCTCGACATCGCGTCGGCGGTCTGGCACGGCGAGCCGGTCGACGTCACGACCGGTCACGCCAACGTCGTCTGGCAGGGCTACTCCAACGAGGTGACGCTGCGCGCGCTGCACCACGCGGCCAGCCCGCCGTTCGTCCTCAACGTGACCGGTCCGGAGACCGTCTCGGTGCGTCAGCTGGCCGAGCGGTTCGGGCAGATTCTCGAGCAGGACCCGATCGTCACCGGCACCGAGCTGCCCACCGCCCTGCTCTCGAACGCCTCGAAGTGCCACCAGCTCTTCGGCTACCCCGACGAGACGCTGGGCGCGATGATCGACGACGTCGCGGCGTGGGTCAGCGCCGGTCTGCCGCGGCACGGCAAGCCGACCAAGTTCCAGCGCCGCGACGGCAGGTTCTGA
- a CDS encoding dihydrodipicolinate synthase family protein yields the protein MTSDEALKRFHDGCVIPAHPLALDADLRLDERRQRALSRYYLEAGAGGLAVAVHTTQFALHEPGRGLLAPVLGLAAEVAREYPDDSPVLVAGITGPTAQAVQEAELAAELGYHLALLTPYDAGDNSEDALLDRARAVGEVLPVIGFYLQPAVGGRVLSRDFWRRLAALDCVAGIKVAPFDRYATLDVVLGVRESGRADRIALYTGNDDHIVLDLITSFRSPGVTEPDLAFVGGLLGQWAVWVRGAVDVLNDAELARSGDDEALRRLLTIEPDLTDANSAVFDVANDFHGCVPGIHEVLRRQGLLEGRWCLDPGENLSPGQMAEIDRIWAAYPHLRDDDFITANVDRWLG from the coding sequence ATGACGAGCGACGAAGCTCTCAAGCGCTTCCATGACGGGTGCGTCATCCCGGCCCACCCGTTGGCGCTCGACGCGGACCTCCGCCTGGACGAACGACGCCAGCGCGCGCTGAGCCGCTATTACCTGGAGGCCGGCGCGGGAGGACTGGCGGTCGCGGTCCATACGACCCAGTTCGCCTTGCACGAGCCCGGTCGCGGTCTGCTGGCACCGGTCCTCGGCCTGGCGGCGGAGGTCGCCCGCGAGTACCCGGATGACTCGCCGGTCCTGGTGGCCGGCATCACCGGGCCGACGGCGCAGGCCGTTCAGGAGGCTGAGCTGGCGGCCGAGCTGGGGTACCACCTGGCACTGCTCACGCCGTACGACGCCGGCGACAACAGTGAGGACGCCTTGCTGGACCGGGCCCGGGCCGTGGGCGAGGTGCTGCCGGTGATCGGCTTCTACCTGCAGCCGGCGGTCGGCGGCCGCGTGCTGTCGCGGGACTTCTGGCGCCGGCTGGCCGCACTCGACTGTGTCGCCGGGATCAAGGTCGCGCCGTTCGACCGGTACGCGACGCTCGACGTCGTGCTCGGCGTCCGGGAGTCCGGGCGGGCCGACCGGATCGCGCTCTACACGGGGAACGACGACCACATCGTGCTCGACCTGATCACGTCGTTCCGCTCGCCGGGGGTCACCGAACCGGACCTCGCCTTCGTCGGCGGGCTGCTCGGCCAGTGGGCGGTCTGGGTGCGCGGCGCGGTCGACGTACTGAACGATGCCGAGCTGGCCCGTTCCGGTGACGACGAAGCCCTGCGCCGGCTGCTGACGATCGAGCCGGACCTGACCGACGCGAACTCCGCGGTCTTCGACGTGGCGAACGACTTCCACGGCTGTGTACCCGGCATTCACGAGGTGCTTCGCCGGCAGGGGCTGCTCGAGGGCCGCTGGTGTCTCGACCCGGGCGAGAACCTGTCGCCGGGCCAGATGGCCGAGATCGACCGCATCTGGGCGGCGTACCCGCATCTGCGCGACGACGACTTCATCACCGCCAACGTCGACCGCTGGCTCGGTTAG
- a CDS encoding ATP-binding cassette domain-containing protein has translation MSVIRIVRAREHNLRDVSLDLPKHRLVVVTGVSGSGKSSLVFDTLAAEAQRQLNETFSTFIRNRLPKYGQPAADAIENLSPAIVVAQRRIGGNARSTVGTVTDIHPLLRLLFSRAGQPSAGFSNRYSFNDPEGMCQDCHGTGVSARLVESELLDRSRSLNEGAFRFTTFAVGTWYWEYYGDSDLFDNDKPLGDYSAAEWETLRRGSKAADPLPGTPNDFEGVVDRFNRIFLRKDLGKMSPKRRAEFERLVHSGTCPTCDGNRLNAAALASRIGGHNIAELAALQADELLDVLETVDTPEAASVVESLRDRLGNLVTIGLGYLSLDRPTTTLSGGESQRIKMVRHLGSSLGDMLYIFDEPTAGLHPSDVQRFNQLLRKLQEKGNTVLVVEHDRDVIEIADHVVDVGPGAGPDGGEILYEGPVDGLRRAGTPTGRCMNRELDLNRKPRQATGVLTVANATAHNLRDVTVEFPTGVFTVVSGVAGSGKSSLVNDELRRRYPEVVAIDQSQLSGNSRSTPATYTGLMDEIRTLFATAHGVSPSLFSANSDGACPNCRGLGFVTTELAFMDDLKSLCEECGGKRYTQDVLDYQLDGRNITDVLDLTVGEAAGVFASEVIERVVRSLGDVGLGYLKLGQPLTTLSGGEAQRVKLATELRTPAKVYLMDEPTTGLHMADVDQLLGIVDRLVDAGSTVIAIEHNLDVIAAADWIVDVGPGPGHHGGRILFAGTPEALLDHPDSATAEHLRGALAR, from the coding sequence ATGAGCGTGATCCGGATCGTGAGGGCGCGGGAGCACAACCTGCGCGACGTGTCGCTCGACCTGCCCAAGCACCGGCTGGTGGTGGTCACAGGAGTCTCCGGCTCCGGCAAGTCGTCACTGGTGTTCGACACCCTGGCGGCCGAGGCGCAGCGTCAGCTGAACGAGACCTTCAGTACGTTCATCCGCAACCGGCTGCCCAAGTACGGGCAGCCCGCGGCCGACGCGATCGAGAACCTCTCGCCCGCGATCGTGGTCGCCCAGCGCCGGATCGGCGGCAACGCGCGCTCCACCGTCGGCACGGTGACCGACATCCATCCCCTGCTGCGGCTGCTGTTCTCGCGCGCGGGCCAACCGTCGGCCGGCTTCTCGAACCGGTACTCGTTCAACGATCCCGAAGGCATGTGCCAGGACTGCCACGGCACCGGGGTCAGCGCGCGGCTCGTCGAGAGCGAGCTGCTCGACCGGTCCCGCTCGCTGAACGAGGGCGCCTTCCGGTTCACGACCTTCGCCGTCGGCACCTGGTACTGGGAGTACTACGGCGACAGCGACCTCTTCGACAACGACAAGCCGCTCGGCGACTACTCGGCCGCGGAGTGGGAGACTCTGCGTCGCGGGAGCAAGGCCGCCGATCCCCTGCCCGGCACGCCGAACGACTTCGAAGGCGTGGTCGACCGGTTCAACCGGATCTTCCTGCGCAAGGACCTCGGCAAGATGTCACCCAAGCGCCGGGCGGAGTTCGAGCGGCTCGTTCACTCGGGCACCTGCCCGACCTGCGACGGCAACCGGTTGAACGCGGCGGCGCTCGCCTCCCGGATCGGCGGGCACAACATCGCCGAGCTGGCCGCGCTGCAGGCCGACGAGCTGCTCGACGTACTGGAGACCGTCGACACCCCGGAGGCCGCGTCGGTCGTCGAGAGCCTGCGCGACCGCCTGGGCAACCTGGTCACCATCGGCCTCGGGTACCTCAGCCTCGACCGGCCGACCACGACGCTGTCCGGTGGCGAGTCGCAGCGGATCAAGATGGTCCGCCACCTCGGCAGCAGCCTCGGCGACATGCTCTACATCTTCGACGAGCCGACCGCCGGCCTGCACCCGAGCGATGTCCAGCGGTTCAACCAGCTGCTGCGCAAGCTGCAGGAGAAGGGCAACACGGTGCTCGTCGTCGAGCACGACCGGGACGTGATCGAGATCGCCGACCACGTCGTCGACGTCGGCCCGGGCGCCGGCCCGGACGGCGGCGAGATCCTGTACGAGGGACCGGTCGACGGCCTGCGCAGGGCCGGTACGCCGACCGGCCGGTGCATGAACCGGGAGCTCGACCTCAACCGCAAGCCCCGCCAGGCGACCGGCGTCCTGACCGTCGCCAACGCCACCGCGCACAACCTCCGGGACGTCACGGTCGAGTTCCCGACCGGGGTGTTCACGGTCGTGAGCGGTGTCGCGGGCTCGGGCAAGAGCAGCCTGGTGAACGACGAGCTCCGGCGGCGCTACCCCGAGGTCGTGGCGATCGACCAGAGCCAGCTGTCCGGCAACAGCCGCTCGACCCCGGCGACGTACACGGGACTGATGGACGAGATCCGCACCCTGTTCGCCACGGCCCACGGCGTGAGCCCGTCCCTGTTCAGCGCGAACTCCGACGGCGCCTGCCCGAACTGCCGCGGCCTCGGGTTCGTCACCACCGAGCTGGCGTTCATGGACGACCTGAAGTCGCTGTGCGAGGAGTGCGGCGGCAAGCGGTACACGCAGGACGTGCTCGACTACCAGCTCGACGGACGGAACATCACCGACGTCCTCGACCTGACGGTCGGCGAAGCCGCCGGGGTGTTCGCCAGCGAGGTGATCGAGCGCGTCGTCCGGTCGCTCGGCGACGTCGGCCTCGGCTACCTCAAGCTCGGGCAGCCGCTCACCACGCTGTCCGGCGGCGAGGCCCAGCGGGTCAAGCTCGCCACCGAGCTGCGGACGCCGGCCAAGGTGTACCTGATGGACGAGCCGACCACCGGTCTGCACATGGCCGACGTCGACCAGTTGCTCGGCATCGTCGACCGGCTCGTCGACGCCGGCAGCACGGTGATCGCGATCGAGCACAACCTCGACGTCATCGCCGCCGCCGACTGGATCGTCGACGTCGGCCCCGGGCCCGGCCACCACGGCGGCCGGATCCTCTTCGCGGGCACCCCGGAGGCGCTGCTCGACCACCCGGACTCGGCGACCGCCGAGCACCTCCGCGGTGCCCTTGCCCGCTGA
- the murI gene encoding glutamate racemase gives MADAPIGIFDSGFGGLTVARAVLDQLPHEPILYLGDTARQPYGPKSIAEVREYSLECLDHLVEAGVKALVIACNSASAAMLRDARERYDVPVVEVILPAARRAVSATRNQKVGVICTRSTAASLAYDDAFAAAPQVELTTQACPKFVDFVESGVTSGPELLAAAHEYLDPLVEAGVDTLILGCTHYPLLTGVISYVMGDEVTFVSSAEEGAKDVYGVLTKAGLLRDNTLPDPQHRFVTTGNPSDFATIGSRFLGPVITTVDQFAWVR, from the coding sequence GTGGCAGACGCACCGATCGGCATCTTCGACTCAGGCTTCGGCGGGCTCACGGTGGCGCGGGCGGTGCTCGACCAGCTGCCGCACGAACCGATCCTGTACCTGGGCGACACGGCCCGCCAGCCGTACGGCCCGAAGTCGATCGCCGAGGTCCGGGAGTACTCGCTGGAGTGCCTGGACCACCTGGTCGAGGCCGGTGTGAAGGCGCTGGTGATCGCCTGCAACTCTGCCAGCGCCGCGATGCTGCGCGACGCCCGCGAGCGGTACGACGTACCCGTGGTCGAGGTCATCCTGCCCGCGGCCCGGCGCGCGGTCTCCGCGACCAGGAACCAGAAGGTCGGCGTGATCTGCACACGCTCGACCGCGGCCTCGCTCGCGTACGACGACGCGTTCGCCGCCGCCCCGCAGGTCGAGCTGACCACGCAGGCCTGCCCGAAGTTCGTCGACTTCGTCGAGTCCGGCGTGACGTCGGGGCCCGAGCTGCTCGCCGCCGCCCACGAGTACCTGGACCCCTTGGTCGAGGCCGGCGTGGACACCCTGATCCTCGGCTGCACGCACTACCCGTTGCTCACCGGCGTGATCTCGTACGTGATGGGCGACGAGGTCACCTTCGTCAGCAGCGCCGAAGAAGGCGCCAAGGACGTGTACGGCGTACTGACGAAGGCCGGCCTCCTGCGCGACAACACCCTGCCCGACCCCCAGCACCGCTTCGTCACCACCGGCAACCCGTCCGACTTCGCCACCATCGGCTCCCGCTTCCTCGGCCCGGTCATCACCACCGTCGACCAGTTCGCCTGGGTGCGTTGA
- a CDS encoding MBL fold metallo-hydrolase, whose amino-acid sequence MKLTVLGCSGSVPGPDSPASSYLVSADGFDLVLDLGSGALGALQRHLAAHEIGAIALSHLHPDHCMDLCGLYVALKYSPSSPFPRIPVYGPPGAAGRMALAYDLPDDPGMEEELEFHTWQECQQIGPFTVRTAPMVHPVPAYAIRVEHGNKSITYTGDTGPNEALVELARGTDLLLSEAALQDNNPDNPGDLHLTPSDAGEQAKRAGVKRLVITHVPPWYDRVTQTENARRTFPGEVLTATPGAVYEI is encoded by the coding sequence ATGAAGCTCACCGTGCTCGGCTGCTCCGGGTCCGTCCCCGGGCCGGACTCGCCTGCGTCGAGCTACCTGGTCTCCGCGGACGGGTTCGACCTGGTGCTCGACCTCGGCAGTGGCGCGCTCGGCGCGCTGCAGCGGCACCTGGCCGCGCACGAGATCGGCGCGATCGCCTTGTCCCACCTGCATCCCGACCACTGCATGGACCTGTGCGGCCTGTACGTCGCGCTGAAGTACTCGCCGTCGTCGCCGTTCCCGCGGATCCCGGTCTACGGCCCGCCCGGCGCGGCCGGGCGGATGGCGCTGGCCTACGACCTGCCCGACGACCCGGGGATGGAGGAGGAGCTGGAGTTCCACACCTGGCAGGAGTGCCAGCAGATCGGGCCGTTCACGGTCCGCACGGCGCCGATGGTGCATCCGGTCCCGGCGTACGCGATCAGGGTTGAGCACGGCAACAAGTCGATCACCTACACCGGCGACACCGGCCCGAACGAGGCCCTGGTCGAACTGGCCCGCGGCACCGACCTCCTGCTGTCCGAGGCGGCCTTGCAAGACAACAATCCGGACAACCCCGGCGATTTGCATCTCACCCCGTCGGACGCCGGCGAGCAGGCGAAACGGGCCGGGGTCAAGCGACTCGTCATCACCCACGTGCCGCCGTGGTACGACCGCGTCACGCAGACCGAGAACGCCCGCCGCACCTTTCCCGGCGAGGTCCTGACCGCCACCCCCGGCGCGGTGTACGAGATCTGA